A stretch of the Capsicum annuum cultivar UCD-10X-F1 chromosome 10, UCD10Xv1.1, whole genome shotgun sequence genome encodes the following:
- the LOC107844133 gene encoding wax ester synthase/diacylglycerol acyltransferase 4-like, whose protein sequence is MEMQFEETIWEPTSPSSQYLNSSTLSLSIICVLETKVPIEIEDSRVFTLLKDVYLPINPRFSSIMVTEKDGERKWKRVEVNIEDHVKTLEFPGGQPLSFYDEYFSNYLSKLASDPFIENRPMWELHLLKFQTSKAAGNVIFRLHHSLGDGYSLMGALLSCLQRADNPSLPLTFPSRKRSGANSEFQDDRYTILNTSIQDRAVNIVKRVPRALMTMVSTLQDFGRSVLKSTLIEDDRTPIRSGHDGVEFQPIEIVTTTFSLDSIKQIKDKLNVTLNDVITGVVIYGTRLYMQGVNKETSNGKCTALVLFNTRAIGGYKSVSDMVKPNSEMPWGNHFTFLPVPLPQLTSNDSMDPLGFVVKARSIIKRQRNSASVFLTSRLLEILRKVEGPEATAKYIHATLKHTSMGITNLIGPLEEMSLANHPIKGLYFVVAGAPQSLSVTMVSYVDKLRVAIVVEKDFIDPNKLKSCIEYSFETIFNAAIKSSSIVKI, encoded by the exons ATGGAGATGCAGTTTGAAGAAACAATATGGGAACCAACAAGTCCAAGTTCACAATATTTGAATAGCTCCACTTTGTCTTTATCTATTATTTGTGTATTGGAAACAAAAGTTCCAATTGAAATTGAAGATTCAAGAGTTTTCACCTTACTCAAAGATGTATATTTGCCTATAAATCCAAGATTTTCCTCAATCATG GTCACGGAAAAGGATGGTGAAAGGAAATGGAAGCGAGTTGAAGTGAACATTGAAGATCACGTAAAAACCCTAGAATTTCCAGGTGGACAACCACTTAGTTTCTATGATGAGTACTTTTCCAACTACCTATCGAAATTGGCATCTGATCCCTTCATTGAAAATCGACCAATGTGGGAACTTCACCTACTGAAATTCCAAACAAGCAAAGCAGCTGGAAATGTGATTTTCAGGCTTCACCATTCACTAGGAGATGGATATTCACTAATGGGAGCACTCCTTTCGTGTCTACAAAGAGCCGATAATCCATCGCTTCCTTTAACATTTCCATCACGCAAAAGGTCAGGGGCAAACTCAGAATTTCAAGATGATAGGTATACTATCCTGAATACGTCTATCCAGGATAGAGCAGTTAATATTGTCAAACGTGTGCCACGTGCTTTAATGACAATGGTGAGTACACTTCAAGATTTTGGAAGGAGTGTTTTGAAGAGCACGTTGATCGAGGATGATCGGACGCCAATTAGGTCCGGCCATGACGGGGTAGAATTCCAGCCAATTGAGATCGTTACAACGACGTTTTCCTTGGATAGCATCAAACAAATCAAGGACAAACTCAATGTG ACGCTAAATGATGTAATTACTGGGGTAGTAATTTATGGAACAAGACTATACATGCAAGGAGTTAACAAAGAAACCAGCAATGGAAAATGCACTGCACTAGTTTTATTCAACACTAGGGCTATTGGAGGTTACAAATCAGTGAGTGACATGGTGAAGCCAAATTCAGAAATGCCATGGGGAAATCACTTCACTTTCTTGCCTGTTCCATTGCCACAATTAACTTCAAATGACTCAATGGATCCTCTTGGATTTGTTGTAAAAGCAAGAAGTATCATTAAGAGACAAAGGAATTCTGCTTCTGTTTTTCTTACTAGTAGGTTGCTTGAAATCTTGAGGAAAGTTGAAGGTCCTGAG GCAACAGCTAAATATATTCATGCAACTTTGAAGCATACAAGTATGGGAATCACAAATCTAATCGGGCCATTGGAAGAGATGTCTTTGGCTAATCACCCAATAAAAGGACTCTACTTTGTTGTTGCTGGTGCTCCACAG AGTTTATCAGTGACAATGGTGAGTTATGTGGATAAACTTAGAGTTGCAATTGTTGTGGAAAAAGACTTTATTGATCCAAACAAGTTGAAGTCATGCATTGAATATTCATTTGAGACTATCTTCAATGCAGCAATAAAATCCTCATCAATTGTGAAGATATAa